In one window of Polaromonas naphthalenivorans CJ2 DNA:
- a CDS encoding DMT family transporter has translation MTQRRADITRGLWLGLLGIVVFAVTLPMTRLAVGTPEAPQMSGLFIAMGRALVAAALSAVFLVATRAPWPRRQDVPPLLLTAAGVVLGFPLLTSIAMRHVEAVHASVIVGVLPLATAAVGALLHRQRPSAGFWLCAGLGSALVVAFTMLRSGAPGGGLSIQLADLLLLAAMLCAAVGYGYGARLSQHLRAEHVICWALVMALPLTLPLSLANWPATPLKATAWWGFAYLAVFSMWLGFFAWYRGLALGGTVRVSQVQLVQPFLSMLFAVPLLGERLDAVTAGFGLAVIGVVFIGKKMPVNALPLASLPSRP, from the coding sequence ATGACGCAGCGCAGGGCGGACATCACCCGGGGCCTGTGGCTGGGCCTGCTGGGCATCGTGGTTTTTGCGGTGACGCTGCCGATGACGCGCCTGGCCGTGGGCACCCCCGAGGCGCCGCAGATGTCAGGCCTCTTCATCGCGATGGGCCGGGCGCTGGTGGCCGCCGCGCTGTCGGCGGTGTTCTTGGTCGCCACCCGCGCGCCGTGGCCCCGGCGGCAGGATGTGCCGCCGCTGTTGCTGACCGCCGCCGGCGTGGTGCTGGGCTTTCCGCTGCTCACGTCCATCGCCATGCGCCATGTCGAGGCAGTGCATGCGAGCGTGATCGTCGGCGTGTTGCCGCTGGCCACCGCAGCCGTCGGCGCGCTGCTGCATCGCCAGCGGCCGTCTGCCGGCTTTTGGCTGTGCGCCGGACTGGGAAGTGCGCTGGTGGTGGCATTTACCATGTTGCGTTCCGGTGCACCGGGCGGCGGCTTGTCGATCCAGCTGGCCGACCTGTTGCTGCTGGCCGCCATGCTGTGCGCCGCCGTGGGCTATGGCTACGGTGCGCGGCTGTCGCAGCACCTGCGCGCCGAGCATGTGATTTGCTGGGCGCTGGTGATGGCGCTGCCGCTGACCTTGCCGCTGTCGCTGGCCAACTGGCCGGCCACGCCGCTCAAGGCCACGGCCTGGTGGGGCTTTGCCTACCTGGCGGTGTTTTCGATGTGGCTGGGATTTTTTGCCTGGTACCGCGGCCTGGCGCTGGGCGGCACGGTGCGCGTCAGCCAGGTGCAGCTGGTGCAGCCCTTCTTGTCGATGCTGTTTGCCGTGCCGCTGCTGGGCGAACGGCTGGACGCGGTGACAGCCGGCTTTGGCCTGGCCGTGATTGGGGTGGTGTTCATCGGCAAGAAAATGCCGGTCAACGCCCTTCCTTTGGCCAGCTTGCCGTCAAGGCCTTGA
- a CDS encoding PhzF family phenazine biosynthesis protein: MTPRLFKQVDVFTSTPYLGNPLAVVLDGSGLDDEAMQRFARWTNLSETTFLLPPADASADYRVRIFTPGGELPFAGHPTLGSCHAWLQAGGQPKSRDFIVQECQVGLVKVRREGPRLAFAAPPLRRSAPSPMLLPRVAAALGLKAHQILAVQQLDNGPVWLGLLLDSPDTVLQLNINHLALQALQVHIGVAAVYPAAEAAPLIARANREARAFGQTPLPTATLAQAPDLEVRAIVASTTVYEDPVTGSLNAGLAQWLMADGHMPERYLASQGLCLGRAGQVHLERDAQGQVWVGGDSVTCIDGQVMLGSN, translated from the coding sequence ATGACGCCCCGCCTGTTCAAGCAAGTTGACGTTTTTACTTCCACGCCCTACCTGGGCAACCCGCTGGCGGTGGTGCTTGACGGCAGCGGGCTGGACGACGAGGCGATGCAGCGCTTTGCGCGCTGGACCAACCTGTCGGAAACCACGTTTTTACTGCCACCGGCCGATGCGTCGGCCGACTACCGGGTGCGCATCTTCACGCCCGGCGGCGAGTTGCCTTTTGCCGGCCACCCGACGCTGGGCAGCTGCCACGCCTGGCTGCAGGCGGGCGGCCAGCCAAAATCCAGGGATTTCATCGTCCAGGAATGCCAGGTCGGGCTGGTGAAAGTGCGGCGTGAAGGCCCTCGCCTGGCCTTTGCCGCGCCGCCGCTCAGGCGCTCGGCCCCCAGCCCCATGCTGCTGCCCAGGGTCGCCGCGGCGCTGGGCCTGAAGGCGCACCAGATTCTGGCGGTCCAGCAACTGGACAACGGCCCGGTCTGGCTGGGCCTGCTGCTGGACAGTCCCGATACCGTGCTGCAGCTCAACATCAATCACCTCGCGCTGCAGGCGCTGCAGGTTCACATCGGCGTTGCAGCGGTTTACCCTGCGGCCGAAGCGGCCCCGCTGATTGCCCGCGCCAACCGCGAAGCGCGTGCCTTTGGGCAGACGCCCCTCCCCACGGCCACCCTTGCGCAAGCGCCCGACCTTGAAGTGCGCGCGATTGTCGCGTCCACCACCGTCTATGAAGACCCCGTCACCGGCAGCCTCAATGCCGGCCTGGCGCAGTGGCTGATGGCCGATGGCCACATGCCCGAGCGCTACCTGGCGTCGCAAGGCCTGTGCCTTGGCCGCGCCGGCCAGGTGCATCTGGAGCGCGATGCGCAAGGCCAGGTCTGGGTCGGCGGCGATTCGGTGACCTGCATCGACGGCCAGGTCATGCTGGGATCGAATTGA
- a CDS encoding response regulator: MALKVFLVEDSAAQRAYLAQALRAEAKVEIVGIAETEHQAIHWLDNNADQWDIALVDLFLGEGSGAGVIQHCHDRRPDQSVFVMTNHSQNEALLHHCKLLGADAVYHKATELENLLALLQESAHSNSRCVAQ, translated from the coding sequence ATGGCTTTAAAAGTTTTTCTGGTTGAAGACAGCGCGGCCCAGCGTGCTTACTTGGCGCAGGCCTTGAGGGCCGAAGCCAAGGTGGAGATTGTGGGTATTGCGGAAACAGAACACCAGGCAATTCACTGGCTTGACAACAACGCCGACCAGTGGGACATCGCCCTGGTCGATCTTTTCTTGGGAGAAGGCTCGGGCGCCGGCGTGATCCAGCACTGCCATGATCGCCGTCCCGACCAGAGCGTTTTTGTCATGACCAACCATTCCCAAAACGAGGCCTTGCTGCATCACTGCAAGCTGCTGGGTGCCGATGCGGTGTATCACAAGGCGACAGAACTGGAGAACCTGCTGGCTTTATTGCAGGAAAGTGCTCACTCAAACAGCCGATGCGTTGCCCAGTAA
- a CDS encoding DUF11 domain-containing protein encodes MAQPTVAASKAAASAAAPAVVKAVSVELTQFKVVKDAKGVEQLVAAPSVMPGDVIEYKVTYKNTSTKSVGGLVADLPIPEGLEYLPKSAKPGAALVKAAAKDGEYAAEPLMRKLPGNKSEPVPYNEYRALRWSLGELPAGGVAAVTARAKVEAVVPTPPKTAPASVPSSAVTVKPASAAR; translated from the coding sequence ATGGCGCAACCCACGGTCGCAGCCAGCAAGGCCGCCGCTTCGGCCGCTGCGCCGGCGGTGGTTAAAGCTGTCTCGGTTGAGTTGACGCAATTCAAGGTGGTCAAGGATGCCAAGGGCGTAGAGCAATTGGTTGCTGCTCCCTCTGTGATGCCTGGTGACGTGATTGAATACAAGGTCACCTACAAAAACACCAGCACCAAGTCCGTTGGGGGCTTGGTGGCCGATCTGCCGATTCCCGAAGGCCTGGAATATCTGCCCAAGAGCGCCAAGCCGGGGGCCGCGCTGGTCAAAGCCGCAGCCAAGGACGGTGAATACGCCGCTGAGCCGCTGATGCGCAAGCTGCCTGGCAACAAGAGCGAGCCGGTGCCTTACAACGAATACCGCGCCTTGCGCTGGAGCCTGGGCGAGTTGCCTGCAGGCGGTGTTGCTGCAGTCACGGCACGCGCCAAGGTTGAAGCGGTGGTTCCCACACCACCCAAAACCGCGCCAGCTTCAGTCCCGTCTTCCGCCGTCACCGTGAAGCCTGCCAGCGCAGCCCGCTGA
- a CDS encoding beta strand repeat-containing protein: protein MIIHKPTHRTGAKPAATWAGAAALSLGFLFGSPAAFAVAPLANTVIGNQASASYTDPNGITQLASSNLVQTTVQQVGSFNLDARTSNTTDVINTKTGAAGITVYAPHVLTNTGNGADGFNISITSPAAGFSRVEVFADANGDGLPDNTSALCTAVPAATCSVPTQTVAGNNGVFQFVVAYSIPTTATTATTPTTPFNVGTVTAVVVPSSPVLASYSSTTAADVDNVNLTTVAAFNATKAIGSPAVAWSANGGVWPVATSTGPRSVTGCALTNAGAAAPAAGCVYTTYTLNLSNTGGAVGTMAVSDTLPSGFTYVPGSAVWSNAPGTALTDAALGDTTGIDFRATGNTVTAVVAALNPNVTQSVSFVVLVNETALIGTSTTTNTATYNPVDAPAATSTAPGTLGSSTNPAAYTVTASYSIVLGATASTAVTAKDTVAGTPNGTTADLTIQPSVSPGGSVLFTQTVYNTGNATDTVNVTALASTFPAGTTFQFFDAGGVVALLDTTGDGIVDTGPISASGSVNIIIRANVPAGVTAAGPFVVNVRGVSANDTSKIDATQDQATALVAPSSLIDLTNTAVGTGIGNVGSGDLGAGPSPSPTTTVSTPAGSSALFTLFLKNNDTTANSYNLLASQTAAFPGSLPTGWTVKYVAGGATCSAAAVTQPVAVAVGAQVQVDACVTPPVTQTPVTAQPMYFRVTSTAVATTGAIVSDTKLDAVTVTTAMTFGATLTPDNNGQVAAGGSVVYAHTLTSTGAQSCGAYTLAASPTSADITLGWTTVIYVDVNGDGQLDAGDTLYSGSSLSLATGATQKLLVKVFAPGGAAAGAADVATVTATFAANCGAPSATDTSTVITGQIRLVKTQVLNAAVAGTCPAVPATPAFSAAPIMAAKPGDCIVYRVVATNEGAAPVSNLAINDAIPAYTGLTGATQPTVQCTSTGITAALTTANYASTAVAVSCGSATNTVIPGGSATMTFSVKINN from the coding sequence GTGATCATTCATAAACCTACCCATCGCACCGGCGCCAAGCCGGCAGCGACATGGGCGGGTGCCGCAGCGCTGTCGTTGGGTTTCCTTTTTGGAAGTCCGGCTGCCTTCGCTGTTGCCCCACTCGCCAATACCGTCATCGGTAACCAGGCGTCCGCCTCGTACACCGACCCGAACGGAATCACCCAGCTGGCCTCATCGAATCTGGTGCAAACCACGGTCCAGCAGGTCGGCTCTTTCAACCTCGATGCACGCACTTCGAACACGACTGACGTTATCAACACCAAGACCGGTGCTGCAGGCATTACGGTTTACGCACCTCACGTGCTGACCAACACGGGCAATGGCGCTGATGGCTTCAACATCAGCATTACTTCCCCTGCCGCAGGCTTCTCAAGGGTAGAAGTGTTCGCCGACGCCAATGGCGACGGTTTGCCCGACAACACCTCGGCGCTGTGTACTGCCGTACCGGCTGCAACTTGTTCCGTGCCTACCCAGACGGTTGCTGGCAACAATGGCGTATTCCAGTTCGTGGTGGCCTACTCGATCCCCACCACCGCCACCACCGCCACCACGCCGACCACCCCGTTCAATGTTGGTACGGTCACGGCTGTCGTGGTGCCAAGCTCGCCTGTGCTTGCCAGTTACAGCAGCACCACGGCGGCTGACGTTGACAACGTCAACCTGACCACCGTGGCGGCCTTCAATGCCACCAAGGCCATCGGCTCGCCTGCCGTGGCATGGTCCGCGAACGGCGGTGTCTGGCCAGTCGCTACCAGCACGGGTCCGCGCTCGGTCACGGGCTGCGCCTTGACCAATGCAGGCGCTGCCGCCCCTGCTGCGGGTTGTGTCTATACGACCTACACCCTCAACTTGAGCAACACGGGTGGTGCCGTGGGCACGATGGCCGTTTCCGATACGCTGCCCTCCGGTTTCACCTATGTGCCCGGTTCAGCTGTCTGGAGCAACGCTCCAGGCACTGCCCTGACCGATGCTGCATTGGGTGACACTACCGGCATCGACTTCCGGGCCACGGGCAATACCGTGACGGCAGTCGTTGCGGCGCTGAACCCGAATGTGACGCAATCCGTCAGCTTTGTGGTGTTGGTCAATGAAACGGCTCTCATCGGCACGTCCACCACCACCAACACGGCGACGTACAACCCAGTCGATGCACCGGCCGCAACCTCGACCGCGCCAGGCACTCTGGGTTCAAGCACCAATCCAGCCGCTTACACCGTGACGGCAAGCTACAGCATCGTGCTGGGCGCCACGGCCTCGACCGCAGTGACTGCAAAGGACACGGTAGCCGGCACGCCTAATGGCACTACTGCCGACTTGACGATTCAGCCATCGGTTTCTCCTGGTGGCAGCGTCCTCTTCACGCAGACGGTTTACAACACGGGTAACGCCACCGACACGGTGAACGTCACGGCCCTGGCCTCGACGTTCCCGGCAGGCACCACGTTCCAGTTCTTCGACGCCGGCGGCGTGGTGGCATTGCTCGACACCACGGGTGACGGCATTGTGGATACAGGGCCAATTTCGGCAAGCGGCAGCGTGAACATCATCATCCGCGCCAATGTTCCGGCTGGCGTAACCGCTGCGGGTCCGTTTGTCGTGAATGTGCGCGGTGTTTCCGCTAACGACACGAGCAAGATCGACGCAACGCAAGACCAGGCAACTGCGCTGGTGGCTCCTTCCTCGCTGATCGATCTGACCAATACTGCCGTCGGCACTGGCATCGGTAACGTCGGTTCTGGTGACCTGGGCGCAGGTCCAAGCCCATCGCCAACGACGACGGTGAGCACACCGGCTGGTTCATCTGCACTGTTCACGCTGTTCCTCAAGAACAACGATACAACGGCCAACAGCTACAACCTGTTGGCCAGCCAGACAGCGGCTTTCCCCGGCTCCCTGCCAACAGGCTGGACCGTGAAATATGTGGCCGGCGGCGCCACCTGCTCTGCTGCCGCAGTGACTCAGCCTGTGGCTGTCGCCGTGGGTGCGCAAGTGCAGGTTGACGCCTGCGTGACGCCGCCTGTGACGCAAACGCCAGTAACCGCTCAGCCGATGTATTTCCGTGTCACCTCGACAGCTGTAGCCACCACCGGCGCCATCGTTTCCGATACGAAGCTCGATGCGGTCACCGTGACGACTGCCATGACCTTTGGCGCTACCCTGACGCCTGACAACAACGGTCAGGTCGCCGCAGGCGGCTCCGTGGTGTATGCCCACACGCTGACCAGCACCGGCGCGCAATCTTGCGGTGCCTACACATTGGCCGCTTCGCCTACCTCGGCTGACATCACCCTGGGCTGGACTACCGTCATCTATGTTGACGTCAATGGCGACGGCCAGCTTGATGCAGGTGACACGCTGTACAGCGGCAGCTCGCTGAGCCTCGCAACTGGCGCTACGCAAAAACTGCTCGTCAAGGTGTTCGCACCCGGCGGCGCAGCGGCAGGCGCAGCGGATGTGGCAACCGTGACGGCAACATTCGCGGCCAATTGCGGCGCACCTTCGGCAACCGACACCAGCACCGTCATCACGGGCCAGATCCGTCTGGTGAAGACGCAGGTGTTGAATGCGGCTGTGGCGGGTACTTGCCCGGCAGTTCCTGCAACGCCGGCTTTCAGTGCTGCGCCCATCATGGCTGCCAAGCCTGGCGACTGCATTGTTTACCGCGTGGTTGCCACCAACGAAGGTGCCGCTCCAGTGAGCAATCTGGCGATCAACGATGCCATTCCAGCCTACACCGGCCTGACGGGTGCAACGCAGCCGACTGTGCAATGCACGTCCACCGGGATCACCGCCGCGTTGACCACGGCTAACTACGCATCCACCGCTGTTGCGGTGAGTTGCGGCAGTGCCACCAACACGGTAATTCCTGGCGGCTCTGCGACGATGACCTTCTCCGTGAAGATCAATAACTAA
- a CDS encoding aminotransferase-like domain-containing protein — MKWTQARRAQKMNPSVIREILKVTEKPGIISFAGGLPSPKTFPVSAFSAACEKVLREDGHAALQYAASEGYAPLREMVASMLPWNVDPALVLITTGSQQGLDLIAKVLIDEGSRVLVETPTYLGALQAFTPMEPEIVSVASDDGGVDIADLAAKAEGARFFYVLPNFQNPTGRTMPEERRAALSAEAARLGLPLVEDNPYGDLWFDTPPPLPLTARNPEGCVYLGSFSKVLAPGLRLGFMVAPASIFPKLLQAKQAADLHSPGFNQRLVAEVMKDGFLDRHVPTIRALYKSQRDAMLAAMVREMPEGVEWNTPAGGMFLWVRLPEGMNAIELLPRAVERNVAFVPGWAFYADQPDARTLRLSFVTSSVAQIDIGIAALAGAIREMRAGSSASVAGAAPQLEAQPQT, encoded by the coding sequence ATGAAATGGACCCAGGCGCGACGTGCGCAAAAAATGAACCCCTCGGTGATCCGCGAGATCCTGAAGGTCACTGAAAAGCCCGGCATCATCAGCTTTGCCGGCGGCCTGCCCTCGCCCAAGACCTTTCCGGTCAGCGCCTTCAGCGCGGCCTGCGAAAAGGTGCTGCGCGAAGACGGCCATGCGGCGCTGCAGTACGCGGCCAGCGAAGGCTATGCGCCCCTGCGCGAGATGGTAGCCAGCATGCTGCCGTGGAATGTGGACCCGGCATTGGTCCTGATCACCACCGGCTCGCAGCAGGGGCTGGACCTGATCGCCAAGGTGCTGATCGACGAGGGCAGCCGCGTGCTGGTCGAGACGCCGACTTACCTCGGCGCGCTGCAGGCCTTCACGCCCATGGAGCCCGAGATCGTCAGCGTGGCCAGCGACGACGGCGGCGTGGACATTGCCGATCTGGCCGCCAAGGCAGAAGGCGCACGCTTTTTCTACGTGCTGCCCAATTTCCAGAACCCGACCGGCCGCACCATGCCCGAGGAGCGCCGCGCCGCGCTCAGCGCCGAGGCCGCGCGCCTGGGCCTGCCGCTGGTCGAGGACAACCCCTACGGCGACCTGTGGTTCGACACGCCGCCGCCGCTGCCGCTGACCGCGCGCAATCCCGAGGGCTGCGTCTATCTGGGATCGTTTTCCAAAGTGCTCGCGCCCGGACTGCGGCTGGGCTTCATGGTGGCGCCCGCCTCCATCTTCCCCAAGCTGCTGCAGGCCAAGCAGGCCGCCGACCTGCACAGCCCCGGCTTCAACCAGCGGCTGGTGGCCGAGGTGATGAAGGACGGCTTCCTGGACCGCCATGTGCCGACCATCCGCGCCCTGTACAAATCCCAGCGCGACGCCATGCTGGCCGCCATGGTGCGCGAGATGCCCGAAGGCGTTGAATGGAACACCCCGGCCGGCGGCATGTTCCTGTGGGTGCGCCTGCCCGAGGGCATGAATGCGATTGAACTGCTGCCCAGGGCGGTCGAGCGCAATGTGGCCTTTGTTCCGGGCTGGGCGTTTTATGCCGACCAGCCCGACGCGCGCACGCTGCGCCTGTCCTTCGTGACTTCCAGCGTGGCGCAGATCGACATCGGCATTGCCGCGCTGGCCGGCGCCATTCGCGAGATGCGCGCCGGATCAAGCGCTTCGGTTGCAGGCGCCGCCCCGCAACTTGAAGCGCAGCCCCAGACCTGA
- a CDS encoding aminotransferase-like domain-containing protein — MLMKTASQSLTEQLCARFADRIRNRLLAPGARLPSVRLCAEQQGVSVSTVVAAYDQLQAQGLVVAHKNRGFFVRDLASNMPFVHAGKAQLAIKTIANTPVDAAALIRGMFHPISDKPQPGMGVFPAQWLESSFMPAAVRKATGASALRDLSLNYGEPKGDSGLRRALSQRLGALNIHADPSQIITTVGATHALDIISRTLLRAGDYVMVEEPGWAVEFARLDALGMRILPVPRRADGPDLEVMAQYCQLHSPRLFVSVSVFHNPTGYCLAPGSAHRLLQLASQHNFHIAEDDTYSHLAPDHATRLCALDGLQRTIYVSGFSKILAPGWRVGFMAAPPELVERLLNTKLLATLTTPALLEKALAWCIEQGQLRRHAERIRTRLDQARARSVKLALAHGCTFAAEPAGLFGWVETGVDTDALAQRMLDEDYLIAPGALFHAVRKPSTLMRINFATTQEAAFWAVFARLRDGAYRL, encoded by the coding sequence ATGCTGATGAAGACCGCTTCCCAATCCCTGACCGAGCAGCTCTGCGCGCGCTTTGCCGACCGCATTCGCAACCGTTTGCTGGCGCCGGGCGCGCGCCTGCCCTCGGTGCGGCTGTGCGCCGAGCAGCAGGGCGTGAGCGTTTCCACGGTGGTGGCCGCTTATGACCAGCTGCAGGCGCAGGGGCTGGTGGTGGCGCATAAGAATCGCGGCTTTTTTGTCCGGGATTTGGCATCAAATATGCCTTTTGTGCACGCTGGTAAAGCGCAATTAGCTATAAAAACAATAGCAAATACACCCGTCGATGCCGCAGCACTGATTCGCGGCATGTTTCACCCGATCAGCGACAAGCCGCAACCCGGCATGGGCGTGTTTCCGGCGCAGTGGCTGGAATCGAGCTTCATGCCGGCAGCGGTGCGCAAGGCCACCGGCGCCAGCGCGCTGCGCGATCTGTCGCTCAACTATGGCGAGCCCAAGGGCGACAGCGGCCTGCGCCGCGCGCTGTCGCAAAGGCTGGGCGCGCTCAATATCCATGCCGATCCGAGCCAGATCATCACCACCGTCGGCGCCACCCACGCGCTGGACATCATCAGCCGCACGCTGCTGCGCGCGGGCGACTATGTGATGGTCGAGGAGCCCGGCTGGGCGGTGGAATTTGCCCGGCTCGATGCGCTGGGCATGCGCATTTTGCCGGTGCCGCGCCGCGCTGACGGACCCGACCTCGAGGTGATGGCGCAGTACTGCCAATTGCACAGCCCCAGGCTGTTTGTCAGCGTCAGCGTGTTCCATAACCCGACCGGCTACTGCCTGGCGCCGGGCAGCGCCCACCGGCTGCTGCAACTGGCCAGCCAGCACAATTTTCACATCGCCGAGGACGACACCTACAGCCACCTGGCGCCCGATCACGCCACGCGGCTGTGCGCGCTCGACGGCCTGCAGCGCACGATTTACGTCAGCGGTTTTTCGAAAATTCTGGCGCCCGGCTGGCGCGTGGGCTTCATGGCCGCGCCGCCGGAGTTGGTCGAGCGCTTGCTCAACACCAAGCTGCTCGCCACCCTGACGACGCCCGCGCTGCTGGAAAAAGCGCTGGCCTGGTGCATCGAGCAGGGCCAGTTGCGCCGCCATGCCGAACGCATCCGCACCCGGCTCGACCAGGCGCGCGCCCGCAGCGTCAAGCTGGCGCTGGCGCATGGCTGCACCTTCGCGGCCGAGCCGGCCGGCCTGTTCGGCTGGGTCGAGACGGGCGTGGACACCGACGCGCTGGCGCAGCGCATGCTCGACGAGGACTATTTGATTGCCCCCGGCGCGCTGTTTCATGCGGTGCGCAAGCCGAGCACCCTGATGCGCATCAACTTCGCGACCACGCAGGAGGCGGCGTTCTGGGCGGTGTTCGCACGCCTGCGGGATGGGGCGTACCGGTTGTAA